In the genome of Bacteroidales bacterium, the window AACTTAACGTACAGCCACAACATCTTGAATTAGAACATCTACAGAATTTTCTTAAATGGGTAGCAGAATTAGGATTAGGAGCACGTTCACAAGCTCGTTTAATTTCTGGCATTAAAGCATTTTACAAATACCTGATTTTAGAGAATTATCTTAAAAATGATCCAACGGAATTACTCGATTCTCCAAAGTTAGGATCAAAACTTCCTGAGACACTTTCTATAAAAGAAATTGATGCTATGATTTCTCAAATTGATTTGAGCAAAGCCGAGGGAGAGCGTAATAAAGCAATGTTGGAAACACTTTACGGATGCGGATTACGTGTAAGCGAACTAATAAATTTAAAACTTTCGAATATATACGTAGATGAAGGATTTATACGAGTTATTGGCAAAGGAGATAAAGAACGCTTGGTTCCTATCGGATCTCAGGCTTTAAAACAAATCTCTATTTATGTTGAGCTTTCGAGAGTTCATTTAGATATTCAAAGAGGATACGAAGATTATGTTTTTTTGAACCGAAGAGGAAAAGTACTTACAAGAAATATGGTTTTTATAATTATTAAGGACTTAGCAGTAAGGGCAAGTATTCATAAAAACATCAGTCCACATACTTTCCGCCATAGTTT includes:
- the xerD gene encoding site-specific tyrosine recombinase XerD, coding for MMTMSAWKSHLVGFKNYLRLEKSLSNNSIEAYLRDIEKLISYLELNQLNVQPQHLELEHLQNFLKWVAELGLGARSQARLISGIKAFYKYLILENYLKNDPTELLDSPKLGSKLPETLSIKEIDAMISQIDLSKAEGERNKAMLETLYGCGLRVSELINLKLSNIYVDEGFIRVIGKGDKERLVPIGSQALKQISIYVELSRVHLDIQRGYEDYVFLNRRGKVLTRNMVFIIIKDLAVRASIHKNISPHTFRHSFATHLVEGGANLRAVQEMLGHESIITTEIYTHLDRNYLKEEILFHHPRSGKS